In Miscanthus floridulus cultivar M001 chromosome 8, ASM1932011v1, whole genome shotgun sequence, the sequence AAATGGACGCAGTGGTATGTCAGTCAGCCAAAACAATGACAATACAAATGGAAATGGGTAGGTAGTCAGTGAATGGATGGGACACAAAATGATCATTCACATTTGAGAAATAATAGTAATACAGTAATAGATAAACTGAACACGGTAGAGTAGAATGGTAGCTCACTTGCTGAGTCGTAAAGTACATCAGCTCCAAGAATAATGTCAGGATGTAAATCAAATAGTGGTTCATCCCATTCTCCCCACGTAAGTCCTGAAACTTGCATGGTATGGACTAATCCTAAGTTCTCTGAATTCGATAGGATGCAACATGTAAAGCTCTGTAGGTGAAATGAAACCATACAGTACAGCTGGCGTTATTGAGAGCACATATGCTTCTGATGTTGTTTAGTACCTATAATAGTCAGTAAAAACAAGGAGGAAATCAACCATACTGAAGCTCTGACAAGGATCAAATGATAAGGATTCCTAAGATGGATTGGAGCTCACTTCTGAATTCTGTGCAATGTCTGTTAGTGTTACATCTGCTCCAACCTTTGCAGCTACTAATCCCGGCAGTGAGGTCCCAGCACCAAGCTGCAGATGATATGTGCAAATTAGACAAGAGCGTAACTGTAATATTGTTCCGTCAAACAATAATGTATGTACAGAGGAATGCAGGTTTCCATAAAGAGAGGATTTTTCGGCCTCAGACATGGAGAATAAATACCAAGCCCTTGGGACACAGGAGCAAGTactccctgttcgcttctcttgtaatccgtctttttcagcttgttttttcagccggaacagtttttttctctcccaacgaatcagccagaacagtgttttggcttgttttttcagcgaagcgaacggggccagacCCAAGATTGTTCAGTGAACTGACAACTGACATTTACAATTGGTCACAGTAGCAAGTGGACCACATTGGTGATCGGTGGATGGGAAGTTGAACGAACACAAAGATGAGAAGTAGTGGTAGTACCTCAACAACTCTGGAAGCAGAGAACCGTGACCTCTGCTGCCACACATACTCTGCAAGAATGACACTGCATGGCCACACAAACATGCCGTAGTCCTCTTCGATGTTCTGTATGTAAACCCAACCAAAAGGATGTCAGGACACAAGAGCACAGCAAGAGAAGCGTGGGTAAAACTAATAAAGGATCGAAGCCAAGCGCGTGTGCTTCGTGTAGCACCACGAGGCAGCAAACGCCTTGGCGGCAAATTATCAAGCACTTGCTCGGCGTTCCAGCATGCACCAGCATGGCAACCGCCGCATTGGATCGCCGCCTAGACGCGACGCGATCGAGGTTTAAAGACGCCGCAACGACTGTCCGGATGAAACACCCGGCCCCAGGCCCCCCAGCATATGAGCAGAGCAGTGGCTCTCGGCTAGCTATCCGACGCGAGCGTGGGGAGGTACGAGATGGCACGGATGCGCGTACCTCGATGATGTCGACACGGACGTCGTGGTGATGCTCGGACGCGCTGCCGCCGAAGTAGTGGCGCGAGACGGTGGTCATACGCGCGGGGGCAATGGCAGCGGCCCGGCAACCGGAGCCGCCGCCTTCCATCGCGACGCCTCTAGAGTGTAAAATGTCCATCTACCGGCAAACCGCAGTGAGGACGAGGCAAATCATTGCAGTGTCTCATTACAAAAGCAATTATATTTGGATTGCTAACATCTTTGGGGATGTAGCTCAGAGGGTAGAATGCTCGCTTAGCATGCGAGAGGTACGGGGACCGATGCCCCGCGTCTCCATTTTTTAACCattctattttttattttttatttttacttCAAGTGCATCTTCCATTCTATTTTTTATGTACTTTTTTATTTCCACTACCattctattttttattttttttacttcAAGTGCATCTCACTTCTCTGTTTTTTATCTTCCATTCTATTTTTTATGTACTTTTTTATTTCCACTACCattctattttttatttttttttacttcAAGTGCATCTCACTTCTCTGTTTTTTATCTTCCATTCTATTTTTTATGTCCTTTCTATGGCAGCTCTTTTTATTCCCTTTTCATCAATAATGATACAATTAAAACGTACAATCCGTCCGGGTGCCATGCTCCGCTCACTCCTGCATTCACCGCTCGCCCAACGACCCTCTCCATTATTTGCTCGTTCGTTTCTAAAAGAATCACTCCCGCACGCGACGCTCGACTGCTAGCCCTACCAGGTGCGGCGCGTGGCTGCCCTCTCCTAGTCTCGGCATGCGGTCGCCGGCGAGTCACTGTGCTCGGTTGTCGGCTCTGCCAGGCGCAGTGTGCGGTCGATGTCTCCCTGCCGCTTCGCGCAGCCGCCGCCCCATCAAGCTGCTGCCTCCGACAAACTCCACACGTCGACGAGGCTAcattctcccaagcagcaaggGGATGTTGTGATGTGCTGAAAAcgcatgtatgttgcaagtgttttagtgggATGTTGCTAAGTAGATCAGGATGTAGCAATGGTTTATACTTATGTTGCAAAggtctgttcccaatgtttcatctatgttTTCGGATGtattgttgcaagtgtgtttctttggatgttgcatacgtttcacacatatgttgcaagtgtttcatttggatattgcgtatgtttgcaatggtttttaagtgtttttaggtgtttttgcaagtgtttaaacatgcttcaagtgtttcatctgtctttttttATGTTAAAAATGTTGCATCTTAATGTTTCAAAAGTTGATCAGCCGAGTGCAGCGAATCTCCATCTGGTCGGTGTGGATTAGATTTTCGACGGTGTTTCTTGCCTCCACAGCGGTTAGAGTGGCGGCGGGCAGACCACGCCCTGCAGCAATGGTCAGATGAGGCAGCTCTCGGACGGTGCCAGGTGGCACGGGCTCCGTGTTGGCGTGGTAAGCGGACTGCAGGTCCGGACGCCCGCCCGTCCGAACATCTAGGCTTTTCCTATGGCAGCTCTTTCCATTACCAttctgaattttttattttttttcttcggtGCATCTCcattctattttttttttattttccattCTATTTTTTATTCCCTTTTGTCCTGTCCTCAAGTCAGTTCAGTGGGGTCTTCCAGTTGGGGTAAAAACTATAAGATCTAAACAAAAAAGTGGTCATATATGTACAGATTTGTGTGGGATCATGCATGGCTTGTGTGAGATCAATAGAACTTTGTGACTGAAAATATATATCCAGTGTTCATTTTTATTTTCCACTGTGTTTTAATTTCGGTACGTGACCCAACGCTTGCTTAGCTCTCTCCCTGAAACTGTACTACCACTTCCAGATATATGTTTTGTCAACTTATTAGTGATTGTCAAGATATTTGTATTTTCATTATGTGTTCCGGTTGGAATTCCAAGTCCTTCCGACTTCCGAGTCACTCATCTCTGGTGCGCTCTATTTCTCCGTCAACCTATATAAGTTGTACTTGCTTCAGTTGAAAACTGAAAAAGAAAAGACGATAAACTGCACTGGACTCGTAATGTGATGGCAATGAGTTTACATATAGAAAATGTGGGAATATTTTTACACAATTCCTATCTATCAGTCGCCTGATTTTTTTAAGTCCATTCAGGCGACGCCGTGCACTCGTGCCATCACTGGTGCGTTCCGTGGTGCTAGAAAAGCTGGTGCATGGTCGGAGCGACGACGCTGTTGCAGCACGCGTGCACCTGCGAGCTGCGAATGCTGAAGCTATGCGACGGAGCATGTATGAGGCAAAAGAGGCGGATTTCCTTGGATGCTCCTATCATTAACGTGCTGAGTAGTACTAGTAGGCTAGTAGCAGCTAGATTGTTTTGTTAATTGTTTTTTTTTGTcatactatatatatatttttggtcGTTGTCTACCTCCAGAAAACAATTGTACaatgttaattgtctttgtgccaacaTAGATCAAACTTTTTCAGGTCTGTGGTTTTGTCTAGCGAGTTTTTTATTCTCGGACCTAAAAATTGCAGATTACGGCCTATAGAAATTACGATAAACTAAAGCTGCAATTTTAACATAAAACATGTGCAATAACCGTCGCCTGAAATGAAgttaaaattcaggcacctgaatTTTAGCGACTCCCATATTTTTATGGTCTAGACTAGAATAGGCAAACAGACAATCTTACGGTCTATGCTGAAACCACAAAATTTAGGGGTCCTATTCATTTgacttataatccgtattttttcaACGAACAAATGGTATTTTtcactcacaacaaatcaaccgatAGTACTTTCAatcatgacttatcagtcaaaccAACCGATAATGGATGGGACGTAGTAGCTGCAGTAGCAGTAGTACTAGAGGCCGTCGCGCCCCTTGCAGGAGGAGCAGAACAACTACAACCCGTCTTCTCCTCCTTGTCCTTCCTTGTTGCTATGGTCGGCCAGACTCTCCTTGAGC encodes:
- the LOC136470826 gene encoding uncharacterized protein encodes the protein MEGGGSGCRAAAIAPARMTTVSRHYFGGSASEHHHDVRVDIIENIEEDYGMFVWPCSVILAEYVWQQRSRFSASRVVELGAGTSLPGLVAAKVGADVTLTDIAQNSEVLNNIRSICALNNASCTNLGLVHTMQVSGLTWGEWDEPLFDLHPDIILGADVLYDSANFDDLFATVTFLLENSSGAVFITTYHNHSGHHLIEFLMVKWGLKCLKLLDGFSFLPPCKAASLQGNIQLVEIVLDKEKHK